The nucleotide sequence CAGGATCTGTCCTGTGTCCATGATGCTGCGGAAGCGGAGCGGCTGCTCTGGATCACACAGGGCCTTGCGCACAGTTGGCTGCGCCAGAAACCCGCCCAGCTTATTCGCAATCGGTGCGACGCCATCGGAACTGCTTCGGCATGATTGAGCGTCGGAAACTCATGCTTCCAGAAGAACAGGACCTGTTCTTCAGTGACCTGATCAATGACCTTGCGACGGTAGCTCTTGAATGTCAGCAATCGCAAGATGTCGCTGAGGTTGGCATCCTCAGTCTCTAGCAGTGCCAGGATAGAAAACCGCAGGATATGTTCCATGCGCGGCCCCCAGGCATCTGGAAACTGCTTCTTGAGTGTTTCGATCAATCCAGAGGCCACGAGCGGGCGATGCTGTGCGGCAACCTTGGCCAGTGGGTTGTACCCAAGCGGACAGGCGGGATCGCTTACGTTCCAATAAAGATGTGGCACGATCAGATTGTTATGCAGGTCTTCGGCCAAATCGCCATGCGGATCAATCAGACAAAAGCCAGTGCCATGTCGCGCATCCTGGTACATGAGGTTCAGCAGCAGTGTGGATTTACCCGTCCCGGTCATCCCGCAGATGAAGCAATGCTGCATCCTATCAGAGCCTGCGATGACAAATGGCTGAGGATCCTTGTATCGGTGATAGGCCAATCCGATGACAGCCTGGTGCTTGGTATACATTGCCTGATTGTGCCCGAGTAAGCATGCCATCCTAGCAGCCGCGATATCAGCTCCAGTGATATGGTGACTGCTTTGCGCTTTGCTGACCCCAGCGCATCATAGAGCCAGATACGTTCTTCATCCTGATCTCGCCTTCGCCGGGGTGTCGCTGAGCAATCCCGCTCAGCCGCACCTCAAGCGAGAGGTGATATCATGGAAACCAAAGACAAAGTCACGCCAGAGGCACTGCATACCGTCCCTGTCTGCAGGGCTTGTGGCTCAGAGCATGTGGTGTGCGATGCCTGGGCGTGCTTCAACCGTGAGAGCGGATTGTGGGAGCTTGAGAACGTCTATGACGATGCGCACTGTCATACCTGCGAAGAGGCGACGAAGCTCGACTGGATCCCGGCCGATGCGCTCCAGAACCGGCGGGTGCAGGCTCTCAATGACCGCTTCCGCAAAACTGGATTGGGCAACGGCAGCATCATGGTCACACAAGGCGTGCAGGAGCAGGGTGCAGAGTTTGTTGTAGCGGCGGTCTGCGCCGTCCGTCTGTTCAATGAGTTCTCGGAGGACAATGATCCGTGGGGTGAGCACGACTTTGGAGCGATTGAACTGCAAGGCCAGAAGGTCTTTTGGAAGATCGACTACTACGATCGCTCATTGACCCAAGGCTCGGAAAACCCGGCCAATGATGCGCTCACCCATCGGGTGCTCACCATCATGCTCGCGAGTGAATACTGATGGCCGAGACAGACGACGGCTATGAGATGTTCGTGCTGGAATGGACCGAGTTTAAGATTCAGGTTGCGTATCAACGCAATTGGTTCAACACCGGCAACTGGCACATCCAGCTGCAGTGCGACGAGCCGCTACCAGTGACATCAACCGGGTACCGCTCAATCTTCATCGCTGATGACCAGCTCATTGACGAAGCGGACGTCAAAGAGATGGTTCTCAACATGCTCAACGAGGCCGCCACCAGCAAAGACTGGCAAAGGCACCTCGACGATCGACGTCAGCTCAAGCTCTTTTGAAGCGAAACGCTGCTCCTAGTCGGAGTGGCGTTTTTGTGTTGCGACGGTCTCCGGCTGAAATGTGCCTCTGATATCTGCGTCAGAACCTGATACAGCCTTGGAAGAGGTCAGCCGCCTGTTCCAAGTGCTGTTCAGCATCAGTCGCGCCTGCTGCACAGCAAATCCGAATTGACTACAGTGGAGCGCCGTTTGCCGGGCATTTGCGCTGGTATGCGGAACACGTCAGATGTTCCGGTCCCACCGCGCTGAATGCCTGTCAGATGTGCGTCTCGTTCAGCCCAGACCCACTCACCGTATCACCCTCCATGATATCCTGACTGCTAGGATGTCCTTGTCTCTCACCATAGACTGAAGCTCTAGACGCTTAATCAATAATCTAAAGTCTATGAAAACCAAATTCTCTGCTGATCTGCGCCTAGCGCGCAGAAAGGCAGGCTATACCCAGGCTGATATTGCCGCCATGTTATGTGACCATCAATCGGTGGTGTCCGCGTTGGAGAAAGGCGACCAGCGCCCCGACCTGGATCAGATCATCACGCTGTCCGTGATATACAGGCGCTCGTTCGAAAGCTTCTTCGCCGAACGCATGGAAAAGTGCACGCGCCGCCTGAAACGGCGACTGAAACACCTTCCAGCGCATGTGCGAGAGACTGCACACACATTTAACCGGGCGGCATCGCTCAAGTCTCTGCATGAGCGATTAGCTAACCCCATATCCCATGGCGGCGCTTAGCGTGCTGGCGATTGCCGTCGCTTCGGGCAAGGTGGGCTATGTCTACATCGCCGGTGGTCATTTGCAGGACTGGGGCATCACCCTCAAAGCCACCAAGTCCGCCAATGATCTCGTCGGGTTTGTGCAGGAACTGATGAAAGAACTCAAACCCGATGTGGTGGTCACTGAAAAGCGGACCGCCGGATGCCGCAAGGGAGAACGCACCAAAGGACTGATCCACGCGATTGCGGAGCTTGCCAGTCACAATCCAGTGCTGGATGTTTCGGTTGTACGACCACGTGGGTATCCGTCCAAGTATGAGGAGGCCGATGCGCTTGCTCAGCAGTATCCAGAGATTGCTGGCTACCTCCCAAAACAGCGTCGACGCATCTTTGACTTTGAGCCCCGCAGCATGGTGTTGTTTGAGGCACTTGCACTCGCAGACGCCGTGATCAAGGGGGCGCCTACGAAGCTGGCCGAAGCGATGAGATAGAGAAGAGCCGCCCTACTGGGGCGGCTTTTTGAATTGCGAAATCAAACAAAGACAAAGTCGTCTTGATCGATACCAGAAGCCACGCCAAGAATGTCAATTTGCTGGGTCCCGTCGTAGCTAACTCTGGTTCCGCCATCGCCGTCAGATCCAATAACCAGATCAGTGAATGTGAGGTTGGTCGAGGAGAAATCGATCAGATCGATACCAAGCACGAAGTCTGTAATCTGATCAAGCCCGTCTCCGAGATCAAATACAAATATGTCTGCGCCTGCCCCACCTGTTAAGATGTCGTTGTCAGCGCCACCGCTGAGCATGTCATCGCCTGCCGAGCCAGAAATTGTGTCGTCCCCTCCAAGCCCGAAGAGCTCATC is from Yoonia sp. GPGPB17 and encodes:
- a CDS encoding helicase HerA domain-containing protein, yielding MYTKHQAVIGLAYHRYKDPQPFVIAGSDRMQHCFICGMTGTGKSTLLLNLMYQDARHGTGFCLIDPHGDLAEDLHNNLIVPHLYWNVSDPACPLGYNPLAKVAAQHRPLVASGLIETLKKQFPDAWGPRMEHILRFSILALLETEDANLSDILRLLTFKSYRRKVIDQVTEEQVLFFWKHEFPTLNHAEAVPMASHRLRISWAGFWRSQLCARPCVIQSSRSASAASWTQDRS
- a CDS encoding DUF3768 domain-containing protein — encoded protein: METKDKVTPEALHTVPVCRACGSEHVVCDAWACFNRESGLWELENVYDDAHCHTCEEATKLDWIPADALQNRRVQALNDRFRKTGLGNGSIMVTQGVQEQGAEFVVAAVCAVRLFNEFSEDNDPWGEHDFGAIELQGQKVFWKIDYYDRSLTQGSENPANDALTHRVLTIMLASEY
- a CDS encoding helix-turn-helix transcriptional regulator; this translates as MKTKFSADLRLARRKAGYTQADIAAMLCDHQSVVSALEKGDQRPDLDQIITLSVIYRRSFESFFAERMEKCTRRLKRRLKHLPAHVRETAHTFNRAASLKSLHERLANPISHGGA